In one Canis lupus dingo isolate Sandy chromosome 16, ASM325472v2, whole genome shotgun sequence genomic region, the following are encoded:
- the UBXN8 gene encoding UBX domain-containing protein 8 isoform X5, giving the protein MASRGVVGIFLLSALPILCLELRRGSPDLGVKDLILLCGRIFLLLALLTLIISVTTSWLNSFKSSQVYLKEEEEKNEKRQKLVRKKQQEAQGEKGDEDLGLENESQTSFETSNREAAKRRNLPKPLTKISPSAEQPTQKEVLNLPEEPPEAAEEVVAVALRCPSGNVLRRRFLKSCSSQVLFDWMKKIGYHTSQYSLSTSFPRRPLEVGGGWSLQDIGITVDTVLNVEEREQSS; this is encoded by the exons TCGTGGGGTTGTTGGCattttcctcctctctgctctccccaTCTTGTGTCTGGAGCTCCGGCGTGGGAGCCCTGATCTAG GAGTTAAAGATCTAATTTTGCTGTGTGGTCGGATTTTCTTACTGCTTGCTCTTCTTACTTTAATTATTTCTGTGACTACCTCATGGCTTAATTCATTTAAATCATCTCAAGTATATCTGAAAG aagaagaagagaagaatgagaaaCGGCAAAAACttgtcagaaaaaaacaacaagagGCACAGGGTGAAAAG GGTGACGAAGATTTGGGGCTTGAAAATGAGAGCCAGACATCTTTTGAAACATCAAACAGAGAAGCAGCAAAGAGAAGGAACTTGCCTAAGCCTCTAACCAAAATTTCACCATCTGCTGAGCAGCCTACGCAGAAGGAG GTTCTTAATCTACCTGAAGAACCTCCTGAAGCAGCTGAAGAa GTAGTTGCTGTTGCTCTCCGATGTCCAAGCGGGAATGTCCTGAGAAGAAGATTTTTGAAGTCTTGCAgttcacag GTCTTATTTGACTGGATGAAGAAAATCGGGTACCACACATCCCAATACAGCCTTTCTACTTCCTTTCCCAGACGGCCTCTGGAAGTGGGGGGAGGCTGGTCACTGCAGGACATAGGAATAACCGTGGATACTGTACTCAAcgtggaagagagagagcagagcagctAA
- the UBXN8 gene encoding UBX domain-containing protein 8 isoform X2, with protein MASRGVVGIFLLSALPILCLELRRGSPDLGVKDLILLCGRIFLLLALLTLIISVTTSWLNSFKSSQVYLKEEEEKNEKRQKLVRKKQQEAQGEKASRYIENVLKPHQEMKLRKLEERFYQMTGETWKLSTGHKLGGDEDLGLENESQTSFETSNREAAKRRNLPKPLTKISPSAEQPTQKEVVAVALRCPSGNVLRRRFLKSCSSQVLFDWMKKIGYHTSQYSLSTSFPRRPLEVGGGWSLQDIGITVDTVLNVEEREQSS; from the exons TCGTGGGGTTGTTGGCattttcctcctctctgctctccccaTCTTGTGTCTGGAGCTCCGGCGTGGGAGCCCTGATCTAG GAGTTAAAGATCTAATTTTGCTGTGTGGTCGGATTTTCTTACTGCTTGCTCTTCTTACTTTAATTATTTCTGTGACTACCTCATGGCTTAATTCATTTAAATCATCTCAAGTATATCTGAAAG aagaagaagagaagaatgagaaaCGGCAAAAACttgtcagaaaaaaacaacaagagGCACAGGGTGAAAAG gcCAGCAGATACATAGAGAATGTTCTAAAACCTCACCAggaaatgaaattgagaaaactGGAAGAGCGCTTTTATCAGATGACAGGTGAAACCTGGAAGTTAAGCACCGGTCATAAACTTGGG GGTGACGAAGATTTGGGGCTTGAAAATGAGAGCCAGACATCTTTTGAAACATCAAACAGAGAAGCAGCAAAGAGAAGGAACTTGCCTAAGCCTCTAACCAAAATTTCACCATCTGCTGAGCAGCCTACGCAGAAGGAG GTAGTTGCTGTTGCTCTCCGATGTCCAAGCGGGAATGTCCTGAGAAGAAGATTTTTGAAGTCTTGCAgttcacag GTCTTATTTGACTGGATGAAGAAAATCGGGTACCACACATCCCAATACAGCCTTTCTACTTCCTTTCCCAGACGGCCTCTGGAAGTGGGGGGAGGCTGGTCACTGCAGGACATAGGAATAACCGTGGATACTGTACTCAAcgtggaagagagagagcagagcagctAA
- the UBXN8 gene encoding UBX domain-containing protein 8 isoform X4, whose translation MASRGVVGIFLLSALPILCLELRRGSPDLEEEEKNEKRQKLVRKKQQEAQGEKASRYIENVLKPHQEMKLRKLEERFYQMTGETWKLSTGHKLGGDEDLGLENESQTSFETSNREAAKRRNLPKPLTKISPSAEQPTQKEVLNLPEEPPEAAEEVVAVALRCPSGNVLRRRFLKSCSSQVLFDWMKKIGYHTSQYSLSTSFPRRPLEVGGGWSLQDIGITVDTVLNVEEREQSS comes from the exons TCGTGGGGTTGTTGGCattttcctcctctctgctctccccaTCTTGTGTCTGGAGCTCCGGCGTGGGAGCCCTGATCTAG aagaagaagagaagaatgagaaaCGGCAAAAACttgtcagaaaaaaacaacaagagGCACAGGGTGAAAAG gcCAGCAGATACATAGAGAATGTTCTAAAACCTCACCAggaaatgaaattgagaaaactGGAAGAGCGCTTTTATCAGATGACAGGTGAAACCTGGAAGTTAAGCACCGGTCATAAACTTGGG GGTGACGAAGATTTGGGGCTTGAAAATGAGAGCCAGACATCTTTTGAAACATCAAACAGAGAAGCAGCAAAGAGAAGGAACTTGCCTAAGCCTCTAACCAAAATTTCACCATCTGCTGAGCAGCCTACGCAGAAGGAG GTTCTTAATCTACCTGAAGAACCTCCTGAAGCAGCTGAAGAa GTAGTTGCTGTTGCTCTCCGATGTCCAAGCGGGAATGTCCTGAGAAGAAGATTTTTGAAGTCTTGCAgttcacag GTCTTATTTGACTGGATGAAGAAAATCGGGTACCACACATCCCAATACAGCCTTTCTACTTCCTTTCCCAGACGGCCTCTGGAAGTGGGGGGAGGCTGGTCACTGCAGGACATAGGAATAACCGTGGATACTGTACTCAAcgtggaagagagagagcagagcagctAA
- the UBXN8 gene encoding UBX domain-containing protein 8 isoform X3, with protein MASRGVVGIFLLSALPILCLELRRGSPDLGVKDLILLCGRIFLLLALLTLIISVTTSWLNSFKSSQVYLKEEEEKNEKRQKLVRKKQQEAQGEKASRYIENVLKPHQEMKLRKLEERFYQMTGETWKLSTGHKLGGDEDLGLENESQTSFETSNREAAKRRNLPKPLTKISPSAEQPTQKEVLNLPEEPPEAAEEVLFDWMKKIGYHTSQYSLSTSFPRRPLEVGGGWSLQDIGITVDTVLNVEEREQSS; from the exons TCGTGGGGTTGTTGGCattttcctcctctctgctctccccaTCTTGTGTCTGGAGCTCCGGCGTGGGAGCCCTGATCTAG GAGTTAAAGATCTAATTTTGCTGTGTGGTCGGATTTTCTTACTGCTTGCTCTTCTTACTTTAATTATTTCTGTGACTACCTCATGGCTTAATTCATTTAAATCATCTCAAGTATATCTGAAAG aagaagaagagaagaatgagaaaCGGCAAAAACttgtcagaaaaaaacaacaagagGCACAGGGTGAAAAG gcCAGCAGATACATAGAGAATGTTCTAAAACCTCACCAggaaatgaaattgagaaaactGGAAGAGCGCTTTTATCAGATGACAGGTGAAACCTGGAAGTTAAGCACCGGTCATAAACTTGGG GGTGACGAAGATTTGGGGCTTGAAAATGAGAGCCAGACATCTTTTGAAACATCAAACAGAGAAGCAGCAAAGAGAAGGAACTTGCCTAAGCCTCTAACCAAAATTTCACCATCTGCTGAGCAGCCTACGCAGAAGGAG GTTCTTAATCTACCTGAAGAACCTCCTGAAGCAGCTGAAGAa GTCTTATTTGACTGGATGAAGAAAATCGGGTACCACACATCCCAATACAGCCTTTCTACTTCCTTTCCCAGACGGCCTCTGGAAGTGGGGGGAGGCTGGTCACTGCAGGACATAGGAATAACCGTGGATACTGTACTCAAcgtggaagagagagagcagagcagctAA
- the UBXN8 gene encoding UBX domain-containing protein 8 isoform X1, producing MASRGVVGIFLLSALPILCLELRRGSPDLGVKDLILLCGRIFLLLALLTLIISVTTSWLNSFKSSQVYLKEEEEKNEKRQKLVRKKQQEAQGEKASRYIENVLKPHQEMKLRKLEERFYQMTGETWKLSTGHKLGGDEDLGLENESQTSFETSNREAAKRRNLPKPLTKISPSAEQPTQKEVLNLPEEPPEAAEEVVAVALRCPSGNVLRRRFLKSCSSQVLFDWMKKIGYHTSQYSLSTSFPRRPLEVGGGWSLQDIGITVDTVLNVEEREQSS from the exons TCGTGGGGTTGTTGGCattttcctcctctctgctctccccaTCTTGTGTCTGGAGCTCCGGCGTGGGAGCCCTGATCTAG GAGTTAAAGATCTAATTTTGCTGTGTGGTCGGATTTTCTTACTGCTTGCTCTTCTTACTTTAATTATTTCTGTGACTACCTCATGGCTTAATTCATTTAAATCATCTCAAGTATATCTGAAAG aagaagaagagaagaatgagaaaCGGCAAAAACttgtcagaaaaaaacaacaagagGCACAGGGTGAAAAG gcCAGCAGATACATAGAGAATGTTCTAAAACCTCACCAggaaatgaaattgagaaaactGGAAGAGCGCTTTTATCAGATGACAGGTGAAACCTGGAAGTTAAGCACCGGTCATAAACTTGGG GGTGACGAAGATTTGGGGCTTGAAAATGAGAGCCAGACATCTTTTGAAACATCAAACAGAGAAGCAGCAAAGAGAAGGAACTTGCCTAAGCCTCTAACCAAAATTTCACCATCTGCTGAGCAGCCTACGCAGAAGGAG GTTCTTAATCTACCTGAAGAACCTCCTGAAGCAGCTGAAGAa GTAGTTGCTGTTGCTCTCCGATGTCCAAGCGGGAATGTCCTGAGAAGAAGATTTTTGAAGTCTTGCAgttcacag GTCTTATTTGACTGGATGAAGAAAATCGGGTACCACACATCCCAATACAGCCTTTCTACTTCCTTTCCCAGACGGCCTCTGGAAGTGGGGGGAGGCTGGTCACTGCAGGACATAGGAATAACCGTGGATACTGTACTCAAcgtggaagagagagagcagagcagctAA